The Mus musculus strain C57BL/6J chromosome 2, GRCm38.p6 C57BL/6J genome has a window encoding:
- the Ucma gene encoding unique cartilage matrix-associated protein isoform a precursor (isoform a precursor is encoded by transcript variant 1), translated as MSWRRVILLSSLLALVLLCSVKQKIFMQESDASNFLKRRGKRSPKSRDEVNAENRQRLRDDELRREYYEEQRNEFENFVEEQRDEQEERTREAVEQWRQWHYDGLYPSYLYNRQNI; from the exons ATGTCCTGGAGACGGGTCATTCTCCTGTCATCTctcttggccctggtgctccTGTGTA GTGTGAAACAGAAGATTTTCATGCAAGAATCTGATGCCTCCAATTTCCTCAAGAGGCGTGGCAAGCGGTCTCCTAAGTCCCGAGATGAAGTTAATG CGGAAAACAGACAGAGGCTGCGGGATGATGAGCTGCGGAGGGAGTATTACGAGGAGCAAAGGAACGAGTTTGAGAACTTCGTGGAGGAACAGAGAGATG agcaggaagagaggaCCCGGGAGGCTGTGGAGCAGTGGCGCCAGTGGCATTATGATGGCCTGTATCCTTCCTACCTCTACAACCGCCAAAACATCTGA
- the Ucma gene encoding unique cartilage matrix-associated protein isoform d precursor (isoform d precursor is encoded by transcript variant 4) has protein sequence MSWRRVILLSSLLALVLLCSVKQKIFMQESDASNFLKRRGKRSPKSRDEVNEQEERTREAVEQWRQWHYDGLYPSYLYNRQNI, from the exons ATGTCCTGGAGACGGGTCATTCTCCTGTCATCTctcttggccctggtgctccTGTGTA GTGTGAAACAGAAGATTTTCATGCAAGAATCTGATGCCTCCAATTTCCTCAAGAGGCGTGGCAAGCGGTCTCCTAAGTCCCGAGATGAAGTTAATG agcaggaagagaggaCCCGGGAGGCTGTGGAGCAGTGGCGCCAGTGGCATTATGATGGCCTGTATCCTTCCTACCTCTACAACCGCCAAAACATCTGA
- the Ucma gene encoding unique cartilage matrix-associated protein isoform c precursor (isoform c precursor is encoded by transcript variant 3) — translation MSWRRVILLSSLLALVLLCMLQEGTSASVGSRQAAAEGVQEGVKQKIFMQESDASNFLKRRGKRSPKSRDEVNEQEERTREAVEQWRQWHYDGLYPSYLYNRQNI, via the exons ATGTCCTGGAGACGGGTCATTCTCCTGTCATCTctcttggccctggtgctccTGTGTA TGCTACAGGAGGGGACCAGCGCTTCTGTGGGGAGCAGGCAGGCAGCTGCAGAGGGGGTGCAGGAAG GTGTGAAACAGAAGATTTTCATGCAAGAATCTGATGCCTCCAATTTCCTCAAGAGGCGTGGCAAGCGGTCTCCTAAGTCCCGAGATGAAGTTAATG agcaggaagagaggaCCCGGGAGGCTGTGGAGCAGTGGCGCCAGTGGCATTATGATGGCCTGTATCCTTCCTACCTCTACAACCGCCAAAACATCTGA
- the Ucma gene encoding unique cartilage matrix-associated protein isoform b preproprotein (isoform b preproprotein is encoded by transcript variant 2), whose product MSWRRVILLSSLLALVLLCMLQEGTSASVGSRQAAAEGVQEGVKQKIFMQESDASNFLKRRGKRSPKSRDEVNAENRQRLRDDELRREYYEEQRNEFENFVEEQRDEQEERTREAVEQWRQWHYDGLYPSYLYNRQNI is encoded by the exons ATGTCCTGGAGACGGGTCATTCTCCTGTCATCTctcttggccctggtgctccTGTGTA TGCTACAGGAGGGGACCAGCGCTTCTGTGGGGAGCAGGCAGGCAGCTGCAGAGGGGGTGCAGGAAG GTGTGAAACAGAAGATTTTCATGCAAGAATCTGATGCCTCCAATTTCCTCAAGAGGCGTGGCAAGCGGTCTCCTAAGTCCCGAGATGAAGTTAATG CGGAAAACAGACAGAGGCTGCGGGATGATGAGCTGCGGAGGGAGTATTACGAGGAGCAAAGGAACGAGTTTGAGAACTTCGTGGAGGAACAGAGAGATG agcaggaagagaggaCCCGGGAGGCTGTGGAGCAGTGGCGCCAGTGGCATTATGATGGCCTGTATCCTTCCTACCTCTACAACCGCCAAAACATCTGA
- the Mcm10 gene encoding protein MCM10 homolog, translating to MDVEEDDLCLLTSLLEENEAVLPCSSEKDKSLSLGDGDPDEFDELFDADGDGESYTEEAGSGEEGKTGNQEERLATLFGDVEDLTDDEVATSKVGNSGPPPAPSQEKTSEELQDELKKLQEQMKSLQEQLKAASIKQPPGTAPLQEPPDSSLQPLLKEKRIRRIQESACFSAELDVPTLPKAKRVARKPKTPAESSSRMRTPAQPLQVSSSFLEPNHSSSSRSSTPSPQAVPGNKCSRTIRNQNTVSPGNSGDRPQQVSQVSVEAFSGLRLRRPRVSSTEMSRKMAGRKLIRLPQIKEKMATENLEETDWVTFGVILRKVTPQSATSGQTFSIWKLNDLHDLTQCVSLFLFGDVHKDLWKTEQGTVIGLLNANPMKPKDGLKEVCLSIDHPQKVLIMGEAMDLGACKAKKKNGEPCTQTVNLHDCEYCQYHIQAQYKKLSAKRTDLQSTFSGGRIPKKFRKGTSLKERLCQDGFYYGGVSSESFAASRAAAIAPKKKVQTTLTNLVVRGTNSIIQETKQKLGIPQKSLSCSEEFRELMALPTFGARNLQKHLARAKASGSSKPAIQSISASALLKQQKQQMLEMRKRRSEDIQKRFLQSSSEVQSPAVPSSSRQAAAQSPRTGAEFPRLEGTATPRMPKLGRGISEGDDVLFFDDSPPPRPKLSAAAEAKKLAAIAKLRAKGQILTKVDPNNTVRKQMDGRAMLGVKERVENSNTVSPEEELEPARKKRREQLAYLESEEFQKILKAKSKHTDILKEAEAELQKSYFEPLVKKEQMEEKMRATREVKCRVVTCRTCTYTHFKPLETCVSEQHNLHWHDGVKRFFKCPCGNRTISLDKLPNKHCRNCGLYKWERDGMLKEKTGPKIGGETLLPRGEEHAKFLNSLK from the exons ATGGATG TGGAGGAAGACGACTTGTGTCTCCTGACATCTCTACTGGAAGAGAATGAGGCAGTCTTACCTTGCAGCTCAGAAAAGGATAAGTCCTTGTCTCTGGGAGACGGGGACCCTGATGAATTTGATGAGCTCTTTGATGCTGATGGTGATGGTGAGTCTTACACAGAAGAGGCTGGCAGTGGAGAAGAGGGCAAGACTGGAAACCAGGAGGAACGTTTGGCCACTCTCTTTGGTGATGTGGAGGACTTAACGGATGATGAAGTTGCTACATCGAAAGTTGGAAACAGTGGCCCCCCTCCTGCTCCCAGCCAAGAGAAAACCAGCGAGGAGCTGCAAG ATGAATTAAAGAAGTTGCAAGAGCAAATGAAATCCTTACAGGAGCAGCTAAAAGCTGCATCAATTAAACAGCCTCCAGGGACAGCACCCTTGCAGGAACCACCTG ATTCATCTCTGCAGCCACTGCTTAAGGAGAAGAGAATTCGGAGAATTCAGGAGTCAGCGTGCTTTTCTGCAGAGCTTGATGTCCCCACTTTACCCAAAGCCAAGCGGGTTGCTCGGAAGCCAAAGACTCCTGCAG AGTCATCTTCAAGGATGCGTACACCCGCACAGCCACTACAGGTTTCTTCCAGTTTTCTAGAGCCTAACCACTCCTCTTCTTCGAGATCAAGCACACCCTCACCTCAAGCTGTTCCTGGAAACAAATGTAGCAGGACAATTAGAAATCAAAACACAGTGTCCCCAGGGAATTCTGGGGACCGGCCCCAGCAGGTTTCCCAGGTCTCTGTGGAAGCCTTCTCAGGCCTACGCCTCAG GCGACCTCGAGTCTCCTCCACAGAAATGAGCAGGAAGATGGCAGGCCGGAAACTAATCAGACTGCCTCAGATCAAGGAGAAGATGGCAACTGAGAACCTGGAAGAGACAGACTGGGTGACGTTTGGGGTTATCCTCAGGAAGGTCACTCCACAGAGTGCTACCAGT GGGCAAACGTTTAGCATCTGGAAACTGAACGACCTTCATGACCTGACTCAGTGTGTGTCCTTGTTCTTGTTTGGAGATGTTCACAAAGATCTCTGGAAGACAGAGCAAGGGACCGTCATAGGCTTGCTCAACGCAAACCCCATGAAGCCCAAAGATGGCTTGAAAGAG GTGTGCTTATCTATTGATCATCCTCAAAAAGTCTTAATTATGGGAGAAGCTATGGACCTGGGAGCCTGTAAAGCCAAGAAGAAGAATGGAGAGCCATGTACACAGACAGTTAACTTG CATGACTGTGAATACTGCCAGTATCACATCCAGGCCCAGTACAAGAAGCTCAGCGCAAAGAGGACTGATCTGCAGTCCACTTTCTCTGGGGGACGGATTCCGAAGAAGTTCCGCAAAGGCACCAGCCTGAAGGAGCGGCTGTGCCAAGATGGTTTCTACTATGGTGGTGTTTCTTCCGAATCCTTCGCAGCGTCCAG GGCGGCGGCCATTGCTCCTAAGAAGAAGGTTCAAACCACGCTGACCAATCTGGTTGTCCGGGGCACAAACTCGATCatccaggaaacaaaacaaaagcttg GTATTCCCCAGAAGAGCTTGTCCTGCTCTGAGGAGTTCAGGGAATTGATGGCCCTGCCCACATTTGGAGCCAGAAACTTACAAAAGCATCTAGCCAGAGCCAAGGCTTCAG GGAGTTCCAAACCTGCCATCCAGTCCATCTCAGCATCAGCCCTCTTGAAGCAGCAGAAACAACAGATGCTGGAGATGCGGAAGAGGAGATCAGAAGACATACAGAAGCG ATTCCTCCAAAGCTCAAGTGAAGTCCAGAGCCCAGCAGTGCCGTCTTCCTCTCGACAGGCTGCTGCCCAGTCTCCTCGAACTGGGGCTGAGTTCCCCAGGTTGGAAGGAACTGCAACCCCACGGATGCCCAAGCTGGGCAGAGGCATCTCAGAAGGGGACGATGTTCTCTTCTTTGATGATTCACCACCACCAAGACCAAAACTGAGCGCAGCAGCAGAAGCTAAAAAG TTAGCTGCTATTGCAAAATTAAGGGCAAAAGGCCAGATTCTCACAAAAGTAGATCCAAACAATACTGTAAGGAAGCAAATGGATGGCCGAGCCATGCTGGGAGTGAAGGAGCGTGTGGAGAATAGCAACACAGTTTCTCCTGAAG AGGAGCTGGAGCCTGccaggaaaaaaaggagagagcagCTTGCCTACTTAGAGTCCGAGGAATTTCAGAAGATTCTAAAAGCAAAGTCCAAGCACACAGACATCCTGAAAGAG GCTGAGGCTGAGCTACAGAAATCCTATTTTGAGCCACTGGTGAAAAAAGAACAGATGGAAGAAAAGATGAGAGCCACCCGGGAAGTGAAATGCCGCGTGGTGACGTGCAGGACG TGCACCTATACCCACTTCAAGCCTCTGGAGACCTGTGTCAGCGAGCAGCATAACCTCCACTGGCACGACGGCGTGAAGAGGTTTTTCAAATGTCCCTGTGGAAACAGGACCATCTCCCTGGACAAGCTCCCAAACAAGCACTGCCG TAACTGTGGCCTCTACAAGTGGGAACGGGATGGAATGCTGAAG GAGAAGACAGGTCCAAAGATAGGAGGAGAGACCCTGCTGCCGAGAGGGGAAGAGCACGCCAAGTTTCTGAACAGCCTCAAGTGA